CTGGGTAGGATCCCGTTGTCCCAGAAACCCCTGCTGTTGGCGTTGCTCATTTCTTTCAGGCCAATGCCCTCCTCACAGTGGACAGCCCCCATCGCTCGCTAGACTCCCACGAGCTCTACTTGGACGCCCCTCTCGCAAATTCTACGCAGGTCGATGCTATTGTTCATGCAGTTGCTGGTGGATCGGGGCATCATATAGAGGCTGGTCAAGTGATGAATTCCATTGCAAGTTTTACTCGACTTCATCAACTTGGGCAGTAAAGATGGTTGGAGCACGGAATAGGAGTTGTGGGTGTATTGACTTGGCATTATAGATTACAGATAGTGATATCAGATATTTTTACACGCTCAACATGTCGCTCGCTCTTGTTGCTATTCACGTGAAACTGGCCTCTATCAAGTGCTGTCAGTCTTCACCGGAGCAGGATTTCTATTACCTGGTCTCCTCTGCCTTCTAATGCCTCTCCTGACATGATCCCATACACAAAACATTCGCTATGAAATGTCACACTCACCTCAGACTCTTTGTCTGATGCTTTGGGCAGAGGATTCAATATTAGAGGTATTCTACACCCGCCCACAATCCACAGTTCTTGTCCTGGGCGAACATTTCGCGGGCCCAGTCCCAGCCGCCCGTCGTcggtgatgaagagaataTGAGTGCGAAGCATTTTCTGAACCCACTCGGCAATTTCGTTGTTATCCTCGGAACCATCTGCTACCAGATTACCGGTGATTAAGCTGAGGAAAGCAACCATGCCGCCACTGAAGAGCTTGTCGGGAAACTGCTCATGATACCGGGCCATGAGCTCGCCCCATCGGTCGCCATACAGCCGGTAGAGTGCCGCGACTGAGACCTCCTCCGGCACTTCAATCTCCTCTGGGGCATTGTCCTCTACCATGTCAATCCTGCTTACTCGGAGACCAGTCACGCGGAggacgtcgtcgtcgccttGGACCCGCAAGCCCTCGCCGACGCCGTACATGCCGCGATCAGCGGTGAAGCCGCCATAGTGCCACCAGTGGTAATGGTCCCAGAAGCTGCATTCGCTGCTCATCGAGGGGTCCCTGACGCCGTCCCAGTCCACGGCCCAGGAGGCGAGGCCGGGGATCTCGGAGCGTTCGCCGCCGCGGCCCAATAGGGGCTGGAGATCGgtgctgatgttgatgaggtCGATTGTCACCTTGTGGTAGAGCGTGCGCACGTCGACGGTGTAATCGCACGTCTTGACCGAGGGCAGCGAGACGTCGTGCCGAAAGCCCAGCAGGCCGTAGACTTTGTCCCTCGGGTCCGTGGCTTTGCGgtgccgccagcgccagagcAGCATGAAGAGCTCCTCCTCGCGggaggcgccgaggccgcgCAGGGCGACGGTGAGGCTCtcgatggcggcgttgcGCCAGAACTCGTCGGGGACGTTTGGGGCCGAGTCGTCGAAGAAGCTGTCGGCGGCCTTGGCGAGGGTGGACCGGGGGGATCTGGCAGGGGCCCCAGTAGAGGGTTGCGAGGGGGGGGAGGATGGCTTCTTGGACGGTCCAGATGCGGGACCACCAGGGGAGGTGGAAGAGCGTTttgaaggcggcggcggcggtttgTCGTTTGAGGGCGGAGGCTTTGTGGTCTGAGTCTTGactctcgtcgtcgtcgttgtcttcgtcgtcgtcttcactttcatcttgttcatcttcatcactgtttgcatcctcatcctcatcttcatcttcatcattctcctcctcgctaTCCTCCTCACTGTCGCTGACTTCCATCCACGAATGAGCCTCTTGCTCGCCAGCGATCCAGGAAATTGTGTCAAGGGCTGCCTGGGCATCTTCCTCAGGCACCTCACCCAGGGGCCCGAGCCAGATGGCGCCTTGCGTGCAGGTGCTGTAGATGCGGCCCATGATGCTGACCTGAAGGGACTTTTCGTGATTATCTGTCTGGTTGATACACAGCGCATCGGCCCAAACGTGGCGGGGCCCATTCAACAGACGCAGCTGGCGGAGAGCATTGGCCAGCGGAAGGGTGACGCCGACCTTGTTGGtgtcgtcatcatcgtctccaAAGTAAATGTCCTCGTGAGTGGTGTTTTGGTTGTCGGTTCCCCAGGCGTAGGACAGCGCCTCGTAGGAGACGTCTAGGTTGTCGAGAGAGGTGACGTGGAATGTGCAGCGGATGGGGGAGTCTGGGAATCCGGGCTTGATTTGAAGGACGCGGATTTCCGAGTTGGAGTGGTTGAGAGGGGGGAGGATTTGGTCGTGCCAGGAGACTTTTTTGGACATGTTGCGCTATCCAGTTTACTTGTGAAGGGTTATTCGTGAGAGATGAGTTTTCTTAAGACGTTGAGAAGAGTTGGGTTGCTTGAAGCGGTGGGCCCGCCGATGAAATGAGGCTCTTTTCATATTATATGATGAGCGTTTTGTCACATTAAGCGGTGGGCAATGAACTAGACCGGGGATGAGTGagatttccttttttaacCTCTTTTGATGCGGAACTGGTGTAAAAATAGAAACCGTTGCAAAGAGCTTTTAGTTTTGGAGCCAATAAGCATAAAGCATGCTTTTGGGGGGACTAATTAGCGGATCCTTGTAAAGTCTCATGATGAGTTGGTTGTTTAGCGGAGGGCTTGCTCGTGTTGTGAAATGTTGAGATTTAGTGCTTTTGATTAATGATAACTGTTGCTGTAGAATTGAGACGGGTTTGTTGTACCTGGTAACTTCCTAGTCAAGTTGTCAACTGTCGCCATCTCGGCAACTTGGGCGCTAGCTGCTTTTGAAGCCCATTGCAAGTTTTGTTTGGTAGCGAGCTTGGCGAGTTGCCTGGTAGATTAACAGAACTGAGGATGATATCATGAGATGGGGATGAAGTCATGATCGACTTGAATTATAGagaaaataagtattaataaagaaCTTGACTTTTTCGTGGCAAGTGTATTGGGTGCTTGACAACTATGCTGTTTATTACGTTTCGTGCAACTCTGATACGGGCGGCATCTTCAGACACGCCATCAACACTGATTTCATCCACTAGAATGGCTTCGCCATGTTTGATGCGTATAACCTCTACGACACGTGTATAAGTATGagtggaaaaagaaaagatgaagcgTAGGGTAGGCCCCGGCAAGATACAGCACAACTCACGGTAACGGCTGTGGGACCTTGGATAGAATAAGAGTCTGGTTGTGATGGCAGAGGCGTTATATAGCTGCGCGGGCAAGTCTGGTGAAGAATCGGCATATTCTtcttaataagtaatagcAAGAGTCTAATTTGATGCGAGAGATGATATGGCGAATTAAGTTTAATACACGTAACCAAGCTCTTTGAGGACTCGCAGGTGCCTAGAACTAAAGATGCTTAGAATCAAGTAGAAGGGCTCAGTGCTTGTAAATCCTTTATCCAAATTTCGCTGATTAATCCAGCTATTGTATAGGCTTGAGGGAACATATTATTTGGAATCACACATATAAACACACTAGGACTCGTTTGGTTCGACATGTTGATTTctgcaaaaggcaaacggTATGCAGAATGGCCGCTAAGAGAGAGATGGTGCGGAAGCTTGTGGCCTCTTTTGGAGCCGGGCTGAGATGCGGAAGCTAAAAGATGTGGGGCCTCGGGCGACAGATGTGTAAGCCATGAGGTTGAGAACGTCCAAGACAGAACCTGGAAAGATGCTTTCATGAAGAGATGGGATACATATTCAGCAAGCATTTTCTAACCTCCGAGTGGATTTTAACTCTAGTGGTTGTGATATGTGTCGTTTAGTTAGGAGTTTAGGTCCGACTAAGAGGTAGGTATCTAGTTTAAGTACGAAGGCTGTGGAAATGtcaaaaaaaggcaaaatgTTAAgtcgccagcagccaatcaAGTGACATTATCTGTTATAATGTAGGCCTCGGGGAGAGtgaaaaatgctgtgaagagTGCGGCTGGACGAAACGATCAGTCGTGATAGGTCACCACTTTTTTTCCACAATGAACCAATCAAGTGATGTTAATAATCTAATTGAGTCCTCCTATTTGCACTATAGCATATTCCTATTTGAACCGTAGTGGCCTGTGCACCGCGCTAAGTGGCCCGTGCACTACAATTTTCCAAAACCACTAAGGTTTTCTTATACCtatagtataataagtaaattttttaaaaattataaaaatatatatataaataaagccttatttaatttatataaaacttttttttttaattttattttaatatatatataagctaagaaaattaataaaaactttactTATAGATTTTACTAactatatattatttaaaataagtgCATAAagagttttatatattttatataagtaaaaatttaattttaaagttttagcttatataatcaaaaattaataaagaaaatcttattttaaaatttcaCTTTTTAAACCTATATATTATAGctattttaaagttatataattaaaaagaattatttatatataatttatatagtaaaGTTTATgtaataagtttttaaatttttttttaaaaaaatcctATTGCTATTCAAATAATTCTGTAAAATAATTAACACTTTAGAAAATTCTAACGCACGGGCCACTTTAGGCCACTACGGTTCAAATACTGTAGGAATATGTTACGGTGCAAATAGGAGGACTCATCTAATTTTGGTTGTTGCGAATAGATTTGAGAATGAAGTGAGGCAGCAATAATAAGTAACTGATAGCCTGTTGTAgggttaaaaatgctgtaGAGGGAGgccaggtacatgtattcttgCTGCTTGCAATTAGACTCGATACTCACTTTACAAGCAAAACGGAAGTGACAGGGCTGATATGATTGAGTTCTGGTACGTATGAATAGATTACACGGCTATCTGTGATGGATATCATATAATACAGGATACGTGATGTTCAACGATTGGCTATGACCAGCTACTAGATAATATAGCCCGAGATGGGTCAAGAGAAGCAGTATGGAGTATTGCGTTGTCAAAAACGTATTTCTGAATCCCGGGACATCTATCAATAAGGCACCGGCTTATTCTCCTTGACCCAAAGCGCCTCCCCCCTCAGTCCGTCTCTCCGGGGGCGTAAACTCATTAACCTTCCACAACCGCCTATCCGTCTCGGCAATGTGAAACTCCCAGTCATATCCCAGGGGCTTAATCTCCGCCgtcagcagcttgttgaacTTCTCGCCAGCCGCACGAATCACGGCATCGTCGTTGGGGTAGTTGTGCGCAATGTGCGTGGCGACGAG
This portion of the Trichoderma atroviride chromosome 6, complete sequence genome encodes:
- a CDS encoding uncharacterized protein (EggNog:ENOG41), with amino-acid sequence MSKKVSWHDQILPPLNHSNSEIRVLQIKPGFPDSPIRCTFHVTSLDNLDVSYEALSYAWGTDNQNTTHEDIYFGDDDDDTNKVGVTLPLANALRQLRLLNGPRHVWADALCINQTDNHEKSLQVSIMGRIYSTCTQGAIWLGPLGEVPEEDAQAALDTISWIAGEQEAHSWMEVSDSEEDSEEENDEDEDEDEDANSDEDEQDESEDDDEDNDDDESQDSDHKASALKRQTAAAAFKTLFHLPCFFDDSAPNVPDEFWRNAAIESLTVALRGLGASREEELFMLLWRWRHRKATDPRDKVYGLLGFRHDVSLPSVKTCDYTVDVRTLYHKVTIDLINISTDLQPLLGRGGERSEIPGLASWAVDWDGVRDPSMSSECSFWDHYHWWHYGGFTADRGMYGVGEGLRVQGDDDVLRVTGLRVSRIDMVEDNAPEEIEVPEEVSVAALYRLYGDRWGELMARYHEQFPDKLFSGGMVAFLSLITGNLVADGSEDNNEIAEWVQKMLRTHILFITDDGRLGLGPRNVRPGQELWIVGGCRIPLILNPLPKASDKESEVSVTFHSECFVYGIMSGEALEGRGDQVIEILLR
- a CDS encoding uncharacterized protein (EggNog:ENOG41) — encoded protein: MPHWLIYHPPSVYQDTESKDSLAKAITAFYTGVGMPAFYVVVQFIEVPLTSTYIGAQTRDASDKPFIRLVATHIAHNYPNDDAVIRAAGEKFNKLLTAEIKPLGYDWEFHIAETDRRLWKVNEFTPPERRTEGGGALGQGE